Below is a window of Populus alba chromosome 2, ASM523922v2, whole genome shotgun sequence DNA.
CATGGGCATTGCCCCTTCCTCGGCCTCTTGTTCGGCTGCTGCCGTAGCTGCAGCTTCCTCCTGTGCAGCTGCTTCGGCAGCCTCCTGTGCTGCCACTGCCTCCCTCGCCGACAACAGTCTCTCCTCTGCCAATGCAGTACCCAGGCGTGTCGTGCCCTCACGTGCCGACGGATCTAGATCATTCTCATCCGACTGGGTTGAATCGACAACCGGGAACCGAGTCGAATTGTGCCGCGAGATTTGCGGTCTAAAACCCCGAGAAGGTGGGCCATCTTCCACCGCGTGAATGTTCACATCTGGGTCACCAGAATGAGTTGACTCGGACTGAACCTGCAGCATAGCTGAACCAAACCGAGTTGAGCTCCGGCGAGTCATTTGCGGCCTCGAGCTCGGACCCATCCCCGAGTTATCATCCGATCCCTCCAACTCAGACGATATAACAGACGAGACGGTGGTGAAACGCACCGAATTACGGCGTGTCATCAAAGTCCTGGAGGAAGCGTTATTAATATTAGAATTGCGAAACCTGTTTTCCACTGGGATGGGGATATCCGAAGCAGGCGTATGGACCGAAGATGTCCAAGCAGAACCGGCACGCTTCAAACGGAGCTTGTCTCTGAAAGCTTTCCAGCTCTTTTTGTCTTTGTGTCCAAATAACGACCCGCTCTCTTCATCTCGGATTATATCCAGTAGTGTCCGATTTGCCTGACCCGGCTGTTTTTCCATGCTAAATATTGTCTCAAGGGTCCTTCTATCTCTActattttcaattgcatccaaCAGCGTTATTCTCTTGCGACTGCCGTCatcgccgccgccgccgccattGCTGCACCTACCCTCCATCAAAAATCAGTTACAAATTTTAAGGATACTAGAAATGACAAACAAGAACAGCTCCTGAgacaattaaatcaagaaaaataccCCAATCCGTGTATGTGCAGGAGCAGTGTTtgactgaattaaaaaaaaaaaaaaaaacatagtataAATTATAGTGTAGTTCCTTTAAAGAAGAATTCAAGGATTAGAAacatcttttgttttggtttctgTGCACGATTTATCGGGAATGATAGAATAAAGAAGTTTTGCAGAGGTGATTGAGACCGTGACacgtaataatttttaaaatagctttaagattaaaaaaatggatatttttatttatttgttatactaatttattaaaattataaaaaaaatactaaagaatattaatttaatttatgtttgtttttatggtggtagcgttttttataaaaataattaattcttttatatttttaaattattttaatattttggtatcaaaagtaaattttaaaaaatataaaaatatattattttaatatatactaaaacaaaaattaatttaaaaaataattattactgcAATATTAAACAccctcttaatattttttctaaatcaaaaacatacatatattttatgtgttttccTGTGATGTGATGTACCGTGCTTCAAGTAAAGTTCATCTAGTCCGGCTCGTGTCATGGCTTAAGACTTTTAGtcatgctttattttatttttttaaacctagaTGAGTTTTATGTGATTACATCACAAGtaaatttattatgataaagtagttttcaattaatttaatttaaattaaaaataataatcaaattaaattgctAGCCTAAATCGtatttaataacaatgataatacaTACGgatagaaaatcaaaatgaaaaaaagtttaaacTCATACGAATTTATATGgtactaaaattataattattaatatttataaaaaatttataatatttaagttgtcatatcaatattaatatatataatttagaagggaaatggatgaattaaataaaaagattcttAGCACTCAGAATGTGATTTTCTCTCTTCCTAATAATCTCTCTTACaaggataaataattttttcttaatcgattttttttatgcCGTAAACATTGATAATTCGTGCTTGAACATCATAAATTCTTTTAGCAAGACTGGGATttatacattattattattattattaatttattattataaagaagGAAACTGGAACAGCATTGGATACCTTACATACGTTGGGTTATGGCCGTCGATCTCTGATATACGATGAAGCAGAAGAAGCAGTTTGCTGCAAAAAAGAGAGTTTCAATGATTCCAGCATTtaagacaaaaaatatatttctcataaaaataaaaaataaggaaacaGATAAGATCACACACACCAGCGCAGAAAAGTCTAAAACAATGGCCcttctctctttcctttctttctttctctgtctGTTGCCATGTGAGATTTCACTTTCtcgattttatttattttttaaatcatttttctgtcgctttttctctctttttaattttaatttgtgtgAAAATGtctgaaagagagaaaaagagagacggtgggggtgggggtggggtgggggtgggggtgggaGGAGAAGGAGAGCTGGGAAGAGAAGGAGAGCGAGTCTCGTGGTGGAGAGGATACGTAGGATCTTGTGGTGGGATCCCCTTTGTTTGGGGGGAGATTTTGTGGCTGGCTTGGAGTGTGTGGTCACTTTACTGTTTTGCCCTTTCTGATTTCCCTCTCTTCTGTCGTTTTTTACCAAATTCTCGTCCCGTTTAGCTTGTCGTATTCATTGGCTTGGCTTAGAGAACGGGGAGATGTGACTATAACTGTATTTTGTGATTAAAGGAGAGTTTAGCCGGGCGGTGCAaccattttgtatttaaattttgatattaaaaataatttttaatatatatattttttaatttttaatat
It encodes the following:
- the LOC118049904 gene encoding uncharacterized protein isoform X2, which produces MEKQPGQANRTLLDIIRDEESGSLFGHKDKKSWKAFRDKLRLKRAGSAWTSSVHTPASDIPIPVENRFRNSNINNASSRTLMTRRNSVRFTTVSSVISSELEGSDDNSGMGPSSRPQMTRRSSTRFGSAMLQVQSESTHSGDPDVNIHAVEDGPPSRGFRPQISRHNSTRFPVVDSTQSDENDLDPSAREGTTRLGTALAEERLLSAREAVAAQEAAEAAAQEEAAATAAAEQEAEEGAMPMPGSTETQEPVRMSLMDLLEETDRQMGFEGSRYTMGDLEACDDDDDEDEEEEDGGVEGDGVAGMEYTCCVCMVRHKGAAFIPCGHTFCRLCSRELWVQRGNCPLCNGFILEILDIF
- the LOC118049904 gene encoding uncharacterized protein isoform X1, whose translation is MEGRCSNGGGGGDDGSRKRITLLDAIENSRDRRTLETIFSMEKQPGQANRTLLDIIRDEESGSLFGHKDKKSWKAFRDKLRLKRAGSAWTSSVHTPASDIPIPVENRFRNSNINNASSRTLMTRRNSVRFTTVSSVISSELEGSDDNSGMGPSSRPQMTRRSSTRFGSAMLQVQSESTHSGDPDVNIHAVEDGPPSRGFRPQISRHNSTRFPVVDSTQSDENDLDPSAREGTTRLGTALAEERLLSAREAVAAQEAAEAAAQEEAAATAAAEQEAEEGAMPMPGSTETQEPVRMSLMDLLEETDRQMGFEGSRYTMGDLEACDDDDDEDEEEEDGGVEGDGVAGMEYTCCVCMVRHKGAAFIPCGHTFCRLCSRELWVQRGNCPLCNGFILEILDIF